ACAAAAACAATGGGTATGGCGATCGCAGCCTTTACAAAAACGGACGGGGTCAGATATTTTTCAGCATCTCTTCCGCGACAATCTGTCCTATGCTGTTCTTCTGGAAAGTCCTTCTCTTAGCGATCAGCCGCAACTGTGTCGATATTCTCTTTGCGCAGGCAATCCCCGTCAAATTAACCAGCAAATGCAGGTGTGGACTCCACCTGTCGGTAAAATCCTATCCTGTTTGCAGCAGTTGCAAGACCGGTGTTCTGCTGATATTCCTGATGAAGTGAGCCATTTGCCTTTTACGGGCGGGTATTTGGGCTGGCTGGGGTATGATTTAGCTTGGGAAATTGAACGTTTGCCAGAAATTAATCGTGATCCACTGCCGTTTCCGAGGGCGTATTGGTATGAACCAGAAACTTTTGCAGTATTAGATCATCAAGAACAAGTGCTTTGGTTAGCAGCGAGTCATCCTCAGCAACTCGATACGTTAGAACATTGTTTAGAAACCCCTTTCCCTGATTTCTCTGTTACTGCAAGCCGTGAGGTTTCTCCACCCCAATTTCTCACTTCGGCACAAGACTATCAGGCAATGGTTCGTCGAGCCAAGGAATACATCTATGCTGGTGATATTTTCCAAACGAATTTATCTTTGCGCTTCCAAGCGGAAACCCAAAGAGACAGTTGGCAAATTTACCACTCCCTACAAGAGATTAATCCGTCCCCCTTTGCCAGCTATTGGCGTACCCCGTGGGGATCGCTAATCAGTTGTTCCCCGGAACGACTGGTGCAAAGACAGGGAAATCTTTGCCAAACCCGCCCCATTGCAGGGACTCGCCCTCGAGGAGACACGGCAACAAC
Above is a window of Cyanobacteria bacterium GSL.Bin1 DNA encoding:
- a CDS encoding anthranilate synthase component I, with product MGEQKQWVWRSQPLQKRTGSDIFQHLFRDNLSYAVLLESPSLSDQPQLCRYSLCAGNPRQINQQMQVWTPPVGKILSCLQQLQDRCSADIPDEVSHLPFTGGYLGWLGYDLAWEIERLPEINRDPLPFPRAYWYEPETFAVLDHQEQVLWLAASHPQQLDTLEHCLETPFPDFSVTASREVSPPQFLTSAQDYQAMVRRAKEYIYAGDIFQTNLSLRFQAETQRDSWQIYHSLQEINPSPFASYWRTPWGSLISCSPERLVQRQGNLCQTRPIAGTRPRGDTATTDTKLANELRANVKEQAEHIMLLDLERNDLGRICQWGTVKVDELLTIERYSHVMHLVSNVQGVMKPETSSVDLIRALFPGGTITGCPKVRCLEIIEELEPFRRSLFYGSCGYLDQRGNLDLNILIRTLLFVEGTVWGQVGAGIVADSDPQREWEESLNKGKAQVSAITL